aatttagtccaaaatcagTTATCATTTCATGGGTCATTAACATGATGCAAGGAAAATAAGCTAGATGCAGAAATTGATATATGTACTCACATACCTTTCCATTATCATACCATGGATACCAGTTGGTAACAGTTGGTAGCTTCAATGCATCAATGGAGTATCGGGTTGCAGTTACAGGAACCACTGCATCAGTGTCTCCACTGGAGAAAGATTTCAACAGAATTCATCATTACACACCAACGTATATTAAATcaagaaaagcaattaaatcTGAAAGATGTTGGTTGAtgctaaaaatagaaaaatgctAACTGAagcttcaaaaagaaaatgctaggcaaatcctgaattagaAACAATAACAGCTGACTTCTTTTACGGCATTACAAAGAATATTTGTCATTAATGCTAAAAATCTAAGAATATTGCATCAGAAAAATAGAGCTTTTATAGCTTATAAACAGACAACACTTTATGTTTTATTCGTATTATATCCTATGAAATTTATGCATCATATTTACGGTcaagttttctaaatattatctTGCATAGTGACCTAAATGCCCCTATTCAAGAAGGTTAACATGGTTCATGTACTTCCACCAAACAAAAGAGGTACCTGCCTTATAACAAAAGATGCTTCTCAGCTAATATAGAACGACAAAAATCATTCATATTTCTCAAACTACATCTACAGAAAATAAGTAACCCAGCCATGTAAGGAGAATATTCAGTGAAAATTAGAagcatttaaaagaaaaattcccaCTAGGCTTCTATATCTAGCCTGGATGGTTGTTCACACCCAACTAATTAGTGTCAGTTACATGATTTTATCCATCCTACCCTGTCAATGATCCTATTACTCTGTAAGATGAATAGAAATAAACAATGTTAAGAAAGAAATCTAGTTATATAAAACCAAAagttacaaaagaaaaatcaatgaTTTCAAACACCAAACAAAAGACAAACATAGGGCGTTGGAAGGCCTAAGCATTTTCCACAACCTGAGGTGGGGGGCTATAGGGATATAAATTAGGCCATGAACCTAACCTCTCATTCCATGTACTAAAAATTTGGTAGCGCATCTTTTAATGGTTTAAGAAAATGACTTTTAACTGTTTCCCAACAGAGGCTTACAAGGTAGTGAGACTTTCAACAACTGTTTCTGAATTGCGAAAGGAAACCCTGATTGCATCCTAGCCCAGAATCCAAGGATTTTGAAAAATGTGTCTATAATTACTGACATAGTATGACTACCACAAACATTGCTGAACCAAGTTTTCAGATATCTAGACCAATTTTATAGACAAAGCCGGGAGCAGAGGAAAAAAGTGAAGATGGGGACATACCTGAAAACCCATATCTTCAGACCAGCAGCAATAAGTTCTTTGTATATAGGAAGCATAGAAAGTGGAGAATCTGCCCAGTAGTTTCCAACAATATCACTGTGAAGAATACTGATTTAGTCAAAAAATGATACTAGAACAtaaggggaaaaaaaaaaaagaaaaaaaaaaagtctctAAAACATATGCATGAAATATGCACCTGCATGTTTTCCATTCGTACAGGATCCCAGTTACATTTGCATGGATTGCCTTCTGAACTTCTGGGCGGTTGAAGTACACTATAGAATACCTCTCAGTGCAGGGATCATATGCTCTGGACATCCAGGGCTGAGtttaaaaatacaaatgaACGTGATCTAAACACAGATTGAGATTAGACAAGTAATGTCCAGACTAATAAGTATGCACACAGTAAATGCAAGAATACAGATAAATTCTAGTCCattcattttcatttcaaaacGCATGGCCGAGACTTCTAATCAGATCAAATGATCCAACTGACCAATGTAGCAGCTGTAACATTTGAGTGGACCCACACCTTATAGCTGGGAACCTTACTTAACGATCAACAACCTTAAGAACCACAAATTTTACTAACAGATTGTACTTTAAACATCCacaattatcaatttttaagtttttaagaagtcacaaaaaaatatttaaactattTGCAGACTTCTCTTGCAGGTCTAAGTTGTGCTGTTTTTGAACTTTGGTCGACAGTCAAAACTCCTTAATTaagttgattttgagattgaaagTACGGTGAGAGCTTACATAATGACCCCTTAAGTTGCGCCTGAGCGATGCCGTACTATTGCATGGCCGAGTGAAAATGCTATATGGATCAATATTTCCCTGCTCCAGCTCCGCAAGGTAGAGAGCCTTGATGCATTCCGCTGATGGATGCAGAGAGGACTCAAAATTGCAGGTGTCACGCAAAGTTTTATAGGTAGAATCAGAAATTAAACCATGCGTCCACCAGTACTCAAAGGTGCCAACATAATCATGGTAATCATCAGTGACTGCATTTCCCACCTAAAGGGAAAAATGTTTACTCGTACCATAAGCATTGGGAACTAAAAGCATGCAACTTTCAAGTCCCATAAACTGTGGATTATGATTTCTTACCAAAAATCCCTTAAAGTTTATAACTGGATTCTGAATTCCCTTGTTCTTTTGATGAACAATTTGAGACAGCTGAGGAACATAATGACCTAAAACCAACATTCAGAATTTGAGTTCCTCACTATTGAAATGAATATCTAAAGTGAGAAATTCATGATCAACAAATTAaggtgaaagaaaaagagaaaagactATGAAGCGCTTCATAACCTGCATAGCTTTCTCCAACGATGTAGAAATCTCTATGTTTGTACTGCGGAAACCTTTCAAACCAATTGACTAGAAATTCATATGCATCTTCAGCTGCAAATTCCCAACATACAGATTCCAACAAAATTTCCGAAGTCAAACCAACTAAGTTTGAGCCAAAAATAATGATAAgaacaataacaataacaatcaTTTGAACAGCAGATCTGTGGTATG
The nucleotide sequence above comes from Ricinus communis isolate WT05 ecotype wild-type chromosome 6, ASM1957865v1, whole genome shotgun sequence. Encoded proteins:
- the LOC8280793 gene encoding serine carboxypeptidase-like 27, translated to MDSSLFYILFLLSLLLYSCISSPLEDQERDKITYLPGQPANVEFNQYSGYVTVNQQAGRALFYWLIESPASRRAESRPLILWLNGGPGCSSVAYGAAEEIGPFRIKPDGKTLYFNPYAWNKLANLLFLESPAGVGFSYTNTTSDLYNTGDQRTAEDAYEFLVNWFERFPQYKHRDFYIVGESYAGHYVPQLSQIVHQKNKGIQNPVINFKGFLVGNAVTDDYHDYVGTFEYWWTHGLISDSTYKTLRDTCNFESSLHPSAECIKALYLAELEQGNIDPYSIFTRPCNSTASLRRNLRGHYPWMSRAYDPCTERYSIVYFNRPEVQKAIHANVTGILYEWKTCSDIVGNYWADSPLSMLPIYKELIAAGLKIWVFSGDTDAVVPVTATRYSIDALKLPTVTNWYPWYDNGKVGGWSQVYKGLTLVTITGAGHEVPLHRPRQAFILFRSFLENKPMPS